TTTATAAACTACATCGTTTTGGATGTAACAAAGTTGAGAAAGAAACAAAGCCAACTAAGCCGAAATCTCATTTGTGGGAAACACAAGCAACAAGAAATCAGTTGTTGTTTGTGAACAAAAAGTTTATCCAAAATGAATTTTGGAAAATTTTTGAGGAAGAATTAATACGAACGCTTCGAGAGAAAAATTATAGAGATGGTTGGGATAAATTGCGGCATCAATTTGATTCGTACAAAGAGTTTGCAGAATTTGTAGATGAAACTCAGCGTGCATTGTAGCATTATAGAATTCGTACATTATTCAAAAGCGATTTTAGAAATGGAATCGCTTTTTGTGTAATTCGCGGCTAATACACTTGCGCTACTTTTCTTTTCAGCAATTTCTCCACTTGTTCCGCAACTTTTTTCTGAATACGAACTTTCACGATAACGTCGTTATCAACATAATTTTTAGAAACAATTTCAGCGACTTCGTGAAGTTGAGCGAGTAAGCGATTGTTCGATTGTGGAATTGTCAGCGTTTCTTCAATCCAATTCGTTTGTAATTTTTCTGCAATCGTTTCTTTCAGTGTTTCAATGTTTATTCCTCGTTGAGCAGAAATAAAAATTGCATTGCTGTATGTGTTTTTTAGATCGTGGATTTGTTCTCGCTCTTGTATTTTATCAATCTTATTGAATACGAGAAGCGTTGGAATTTCTAATGCACTTGCCCGTTGTGGCGGGTTCAATTCTGCTAATGTTGAATTTACAACTTCGATATGATTTGTAAAATTCGGATAACTCACATCAACAACGTGCAATAATAAATCCGCTTCGAGAACTTCGGCAAGCGTACTCTTGAAACTCGCAATCAAATTCGGCGGAAGTTTGCGAATAAATCCAACTGTGTCGGAAAGTAAAATTTTTAAAGTAGGAGTGAGTTCAATTTGACGAACGGTTGTATCGAGTGTTGCAAACAATAAATTTTCTACAAACACTTCCGCGTTTGTGAGTGTGTTCATCAACGTTGATTTTCCTGCATTTGTATAACCGACAAGTGAAACACGAAACAATTTTTTTCTTTTTTTTCGCTGTTCGAATCGTTCTGTTTCGATGAGTTTCAGTTCATCTTTAAGTAATGAAATTCGCGTTTTAATCAATCGTCTATCGGTTTCAATTTGTGTTTCGCCGGGACCTCGAGCAAGTACACCGCCATATTGTTTTGATAAGTGTGTCCACATTCGTGTTAAACGAGGAAGCATATATTGGAGTTGAGCGAGTTTAACTTGT
The sequence above is drawn from the Ignavibacteria bacterium genome and encodes:
- the hflX gene encoding GTPase HflX, coding for MEKLLFQRFIGNFPKTIIKHHFKKQISLLSKQLLHIKKPDTERGIVVTVISSNLERKSAEDSLAELLFLAKTARVEILKTFLQILPSKHPATYIGKGKIEEIKLFCDENEITSILFDDDLSPAQIRNLEKELERKIIDRSGLILDIFASRAKSKEAMTQVKLAQLQYMLPRLTRMWTHLSKQYGGVLARGPGETQIETDRRLIKTRISLLKDELKLIETERFEQRKKRKKLFRVSLVGYTNAGKSTLMNTLTNAEVFVENLLFATLDTTVRQIELTPTLKILLSDTVGFIRKLPPNLIASFKSTLAEVLEADLLLHVVDVSYPNFTNHIEVVNSTLAELNPPQRASALEIPTLLVFNKIDKIQEREQIHDLKNTYSNAIFISAQRGINIETLKETIAEKLQTNWIEETLTIPQSNNRLLAQLHEVAEIVSKNYVDNDVIVKVRIQKKVAEQVEKLLKRKVAQVY